One Candidatus Binatia bacterium genomic window, CTCGCTCCGCGGGGCCTTTGCCAGGAAGACACACTCTGGATACCGGGTCACGAGATCGAGCAGGTAGCGAACCTCTGTCTGCTGGTTGACTGCCAGCAGCGGGATCGCATCGGCGATACCGGGCAACCGCTGGCGGCGACCGAACAGCTCCCGCGGCCCCAACGGCTGCCACACCGTCATGCTGAGCGCGAGCGACAGCAACGCCACGCGCCTCCACCACGGCGGCCAGGTCCATCTCTGGGCCCATTCCGCAAGCTCGCGAAACCCGAACAGCGCGACGTAAAACACCCCGGGCACGACGAAACTCGCGTAACGGAAGTGCTCGAAGTTCCCCTGCGCTGCCGCCGAGTAACTCTTGAACAACGTCAACAGCGCGATCGGCAATAGACAGAACCTCAGCCAGTGCCGCGTCGTGTAAATCGTCCCGAGAATGAAGAGGACGATGAAGCCAATGGGGAGAAACACTCCGAGCTTCAGCGGCAACAGCAGAAAGGACATGTTCAAGGGAGCCATGCCGTCGACGACGTAAGCTGCCGGTCCCCACGACGGCAAGCTCTGAAGTCCGAGCAACAACACGACGACGACGAGAAAGATCCAGAGCGGCCCCGCTACCACGTTCCGCACGACGCGGCCCAGGGCCGCAACGCCGGAGCGCATCGGCGCCTCCATGCCCAGTACCCTTGCTGCACCAATGGCGATCGCCGGAAAGCCGATTATCAGCCACTCCAGACGCACGCTGGCCGCCAGAACAACCAGCAACCCCAACGCGAGCAGCGCCAGCAACCGCAACCGTCCCGAGCCGTGCTCGTCGTCCAGGACCACACCAGCGGCCACGCACCCCAGCCAGAAGTACGTCGTCCACAACATCGCGGGGGTCTCGGAGAAAGCCGCGTGCAGCGTGTTCAGGTTGCACACGTAACCGAGCGCGAAAGCCAGGCCGCCCAGCCACGTGCGCAGCACGACAGTGGCCAGCAGGAAAAAGATCAGCGCGTTCGCAGCCGCCAGGCAGAGGTTGAAATGCACCACCGCGCGCAGGGCTTCGACACCCGGGTCCGCCAGCGCTGCCGTCAGCGCCGCGAAGCCGGAGCCAACGTGGGTAGTGCCGCCATAGAGCTGCCGGATATTGCGAACACTCCGCCCCTCCTGCAGCACCGTAATCCAACCGGTCTCGACCTGCGCCGGCCCGAAGGCCGACAGCACCACGACCATGCCCAGCCCCAGACCTGCCACCCCAACGAGCAGGGGCAGCCGCAATCGTGGCCGCGCGCGAGCCCATCCCGCCAGCACGGCGCCGAGCAGAACCAGCGCCGTGGCGTTGGCTGCGAGCCAGAGATGTTCGCCGGCACTCATCCGTCTGCGTCGCCAACCGCCAAACCGGCGGCAACGGCACGGCGGGCCCGGCGGCGCGAACCGAGGGCGGCCCCGGCGGTCAGCACCGCGGCGGCAAGCAGCGCCGCCCGCATCGCCATCGAGCCCCCGAGCACCAGGCCCCCCAGCCCTAACAAGATCGCCCCACCACCCAGGAGCCGCGACAAAGCCCCCGTCACCGCCAGCGACTCGACCGCCTCGGCAGCGAGCCCCATCCAACCTACGCGACCGCGGCGGTCGTATCTGGCCCCCTTGGCGTATGAGATCGTCGCGACCTCCCCTCCGAGGGCGTGAACGACCACG contains:
- a CDS encoding DUF2079 domain-containing protein; the protein is MSAGEHLWLAANATALVLLGAVLAGWARARPRLRLPLLVGVAGLGLGMVVVLSAFGPAQVETGWITVLQEGRSVRNIRQLYGGTTHVGSGFAALTAALADPGVEALRAVVHFNLCLAAANALIFFLLATVVLRTWLGGLAFALGYVCNLNTLHAAFSETPAMLWTTYFWLGCVAAGVVLDDEHGSGRLRLLALLALGLLVVLAASVRLEWLIIGFPAIAIGAARVLGMEAPMRSGVAALGRVVRNVVAGPLWIFLVVVVLLLGLQSLPSWGPAAYVVDGMAPLNMSFLLLPLKLGVFLPIGFIVLFILGTIYTTRHWLRFCLLPIALLTLFKSYSAAAQGNFEHFRYASFVVPGVFYVALFGFRELAEWAQRWTWPPWWRRVALLSLALSMTVWQPLGPRELFGRRQRLPGIADAIPLLAVNQQTEVRYLLDLVTRYPECVFLAKAPRSESVGVEVAGARWAAFGAPLPYFREVPDAGMGLDAVAREIAPSTACVLFYRSLDCSLVEFDGCRAETEGRAAVEERVLENLPFSDIGSYGAHRAEVVLGVYPVLGEPR